Genomic segment of Kingella negevensis:
TGCGATTCGCCTCTAACTGATGCAGGGCGTTTGGAAGTGGCAAAAGCAGGCAAACGCGTGGCAGATTTGAAAATCAAATTTGATGCCGCGTTCAGCAGCACCTTGCACCGCACCGTAGAAACTGCGCACTTGATGCTGTATTGCGCAGGTCAATCCGATTTGCCTGTTACGCAATTAGAAGATTTGCGTGAATACCATTTTGGTGGTTTTGAAGGCGAATTGTCGGACGAATTGCATCAAGTAGTTGCCGAAACGCGCGGTTTTGCCAGCAAAGAAGAATGGTTAGAAGCCTATCGCCATGCCAGCTACAATATTTTTGTGGAAACCGTTGCGCGTTTAGACCCAAACGAAACTGCAGAAAACGAAGCCGATTTCTTGGCACGTTTGCGCTGCGG
This window contains:
- a CDS encoding histidine phosphatase family protein, whose amino-acid sequence is MLNIRRMNDHEDYELEIYLMRHGQTQFNVEGRIQGWCDSPLTDAGRLEVAKAGKRVADLKIKFDAAFSSTLHRTVETAHLMLYCAGQSDLPVTQLEDLREYHFGGFEGELSDELHQVVAETRGFASKEEWLEAYRHASYNIFVETVARLDPNETAENEADFLARLRCGLFQAIAESPQDRNARVLIVSHGMSITALLKSIDPTCTLYKSVPNACIVRLRYTMSKGLELISIGDQGLLTSKDRPKKQPITNVAKGLGYRR